The following coding sequences lie in one Apium graveolens cultivar Ventura chromosome 3, ASM990537v1, whole genome shotgun sequence genomic window:
- the LOC141713426 gene encoding uncharacterized protein LOC141713426 has translation MGKKKFIDKKKSATYQLIARDTSDPNYNQGPSGDTVFVRIDENPCSFESFNEDAAPDSDSIFGDAPDDNEDEDESGGSGRQVQPSFMPNGTPAVPDNIRKEIIELGFPDDGYNYLAHMREIKNTGAGSVYYENPKAKLDQMQNDVKAYDASRIEISKVSSEPYEKSIYSVASMTAGARIQKVVDPEVAALLDDSDSRFGSDVEDLEEDFVFSANLPEEETEAEFYKQQNVVDGLVVNRIETSELKASDLQENIMTQSFVGEGKKFIQGGGDKISEKPRVRRLLDEQFDMLEIQEYGSDGTDEYGGFMDDEEEYHEPLAEKLNHSIKYPVKDDLGLEEKYTAPSDLLQGDKTVNDAESPEGAAKVIRRCMEYAEKYENELTDEEVVVLEESSDESEIWDCETIVTTYSNLDNHPGKIGVPEFRRKKKLAETFAGALSAPSNIISLKGKQMLPVEFLPGSKKPAKEKVKDDGNVKTETELYKRKQHGQESKEEKKERKAAVKEERREARRAKKELKGLFKGEAQHAQKVAAFTGPSSIHLM, from the exons ATGGGCAAGAAGAAGTTTATTGACAAGAAAAAATCAGCAACTTACCAATTGATAGCTCGTGACACTTCTGATCCTAATTACAATCAAGGCCCATCAGGCGACACGGTTTTTGTTAGGATCGATGAGAATCCTTGCTCATTTGAGAGTTTCAATGAAGATGCTGCTCCTGATTCTGACTCGATTTTTGGCGATGCTCCtgatgataatgaagatgaagatgagAGTGGAGGCTCCGGGAGGCAAGTGCAGCCCTCTTTTATGCCGAATGGAACACCAGCTGTGCCAGATAATATAAGGAAGGAAATAATTGAATTGGGGTTTCCTGATGATGGATATAATTATTTGGCGCATATGAGGGAGATCAAGAACACCGGTGCTGGTTCGGTGTACTATGAAAACCCCAAGGCGAAGCTCGACCAGATGCAAAATGATGTGAAG GCATATGATGCTTCAAGAATCGAGATATCTAAAGTGAGTAGTGAACCCTATGAAAAATCTATTTACAGTGTTGCATCAATGACTGCTGGAGCGAGGATACAGAAGGTGGTTGATCCTGAAGTTGCTGCCTTGCTGGATGACAGTGATTCAAGATTTGGTTCTGATGTTGAGGATTTGGAAGAGGATTTTGTTTTCAGTGCCAATCTTCCTGAAGAGGAAACCGAGGCTGAGTTTTACAAGCAGCAAAATGTTGTAGATGGACTTGTGGTGAACAGAATAGAAACTTCTGAGTTGAAAGCTTCCGATTTACAAGAAAACATCATGACCCAGTCTTTTGTGGGAGAAGGCAAAAAATTCATCCAGGGTGGTGGGGACAAGATTAGTGAGAAACCGCGAGTTCGTCGCCTTTTAGATGAGCAGTTTGATATG CTTGAAATTCAGGAATATGGTTCAGATGGTACAGATGAATATGGTGGGTTCATGGATGATGAAGAGGAATATCATGAACCCCTTGCAGAGAAGCTCAATCATTCTATTAAGTACCCTGTGAAGGATGATCTGGGACTTGAAGAGAAATATACAGCTCCTTCTGATCTTTTGCAAGGTGACAAGACAGTAAATGATGCGGAGTCGCCCGAAGGTGCAGCTAAAGTGATTAGGAGATGCATGGAATATGCTGAGAAGTATGAAAATGAATTAACAGACGAAGAAGTGGTTGTTCTAGAAGAAAGTAGCGATGAGTCAGAAATCTGGGATTGTGAAACTATTGTCACAACATATTCCAACCTTGATAACCACCCTGGGAAAATTGGGGTTCCAGAATTTAGAAGAAAGAAGAAGTTGGCCGAAACTTTTGCTGGAGCTCTTAGTGCACCTAGCAATATAATATCTTTGAAAGGAAAACAAATGCTTCCTGTTGAATTTTTGCCAGGCAGTAAAAAACCTGCCAAAGAAAAGGTAAAGGATGATGGTAATGTGAAAACTGAAACTGAGCTCTATAAGAGGAAGCAACATGGTCAAGAGTCAAAAGAGGAAAAGAAAGAGCGGAAG GCTGCTGTTAAGGAAGAACGACGAGAAGCACGCCGGGCAAAGAAGGAATTGAAGGGGCTATTTAAGGGCGAAGCTCAGCATGCTCAGAAAGTTGCTGCATTTACTGGTCCATCTTCCATTCATCTCAT GTGA
- the LOC141713427 gene encoding pentatricopeptide repeat-containing protein At1g25360, with protein MRRSALTSPTALTLNILQTDTRAVANFYAAALQQCFQQLPSSYSLTRTVHAHMLTSGFNPRGHILNRLIDIYCKSSNLYYALHLFDNIPQPDIIARTTMITAHSAAGNIKVAKEIFYRTPLSMRDTVCYNAMITAYSHNSDGNAAIEVFREMKLLGFEPDNFTFTSVLSALALIADRETHCQQLHCVVVKSGTGFVTSVVNALISVYVKCASSPLVLASSLMSAARRLFDEMPFRDELSWTTIITGYVRNDDLDGAKEVFDGMDVKLAVAWNSIISGYVHRGFVHEALRMFREMHLLGIKQDEFTYTSMFSACSDGGLFRLGKQLHAYIIRTEKCPSRDFLISVNNSLISFYSKCGMVNDAKKIFDKMEVRDLVSGNAVLSAYVNAGRIEEARSFFSNMSERNLLTWTVMISGFSQNGYGEEGIKLFNQMRSDGLGPCDYAYAGAITSCAVLAALEHGRQLHAQLIQSGFDSSLSASNALITMYARCSVIEDADCVFRTMPCVDSVSWNAMIAALGQHGKGAQALELFSQMLKEEILPDRITFLTILSACSHAGLVREGRHYFDSMYNLYGITPGEDHYARLIDLLCRAAMFSEAKDVIAKMPFEPGAPILEALLSGCRLHGNIDLGVEAAERLFELVPQHDGTYVLLANMYATAGRWDEMAKVRKLMRDKGVKKEPGCSWIEVENSVHVFLVNEIDHPEVQGVYEYLKELVPKMKKLGYVPDTKFALHDIESEQQGNNLSTHSEKLAVVFGLLKLPAGATVRVFKNLRICGDCHNAFKFMSMVVGREIVVRDGKRFHHFKEGECSCGNYW; from the coding sequence ATGAGAAGAAGTGCTCTGACATCCCCAACAGCACTTACCTTAAACATCCTCCAAACAGACACTCGTGCAGTTGCCAACTTTTACGCAGCCGCACTTCAACAATGTTTCCAACAACTCCCCTCCTCGTACTCCCTCACTCGCACCGTCCACGCTCACATGCTCACTTCCGGCTTCAACCCACGTGGCCATATTCTTAATCGTCTCATTGACATTTATTGTAAATCTTCTAATTTATATTACGCCCTCCATCTGTTTGATAATATTCCCCAACCAGATATTATTGCAAGAACTACAATGATCACTGCACATTCTGCTGCTGGGAATATAAAGGTTGCGAAAGAGATTTTCTATAGAACCCCGTTAAGTATGCGCGATACTGTTTGTTATAATGCTATGATTACTGCCTACTCGCATAATTCTGATGGGAATGCTGCTATTGAGGTGTTTCGCGAAATGAAGTTGTTGGGTTTTGAGCCGGATAATTTTACTTTTACGAGTGTGTTGAGTGCTTTGGCGCTTATTGCTGATAGGGAAACGCATTGTCAGCAGCTACATTGTGTTGTTGTTAAGTCGGGGACGGGGTTTGTTACTTCTGTTGTGAATGCGCTTATATCTGTTTATGTTAAGTGTGCGTCTTCACCGTTAGTGTTGGCATCGTCGTTGATGAGTGCGGCTAGGAGGTTGTTTGATGAGATGCCTTTTAGGGATGAATTATCGTGGACAACAATTATTACGGGGTATGTGAGGAATGATGATCTTGATGGTGCAAAAGAGGTTTTCGATGGGATGGATGTAAAATTGGCGGTAGCTTGGAATTCGATTATATCTGGTTATGTGCATAGAGGTTTTGTGCATGAGGCGTTAAGAATGTTTAGGGAGATGCATTTGTTAGGAATTAAGCAAGATGAGTTTACGTATACTAGTATGTTTAGCGCTTGTTCTGATGGGGGATTATTCCGTCTTGGGAAGCAATTGCATGCCTATATTATAAGAACCGAGAAATGTCCTTCACGGGACTTTTTAATATCTGTTAATAATTCATTGATTTCATTCTATTCAAAATGTGGTATGGTTAATGATGCAAAGAAGATTTTTGATAAGATGGAAGTGAGAGACCTCGTATCAGGGAATGCAGTTTTGTCGGCATATGTTAATGCAGGGAGAATTGAAGAGGCTAGATCCTTCTTCAGTAATATGTCTGAGAGGAACCTTTTGACATGGACTGTTATGATATCAGGTTTTTCACAAAATGGATATGGTGAGGAAGGTATAAAACTATTCAACCAAATGAGGTCGGATGGCTTAGGACCGTGTGACTATGCATATGCAGGAGCTATTACATCTTGTGCTGTCCTGGCAGCATTGGAGCATGGGCGTCAGCTCCATGCTCAACTTATTCAGTCTGGTTTTGATTCAAGTCTTTCAGCTTCAAATGCGCTGATAACCATGTATGCAAGATGCAGCGTTATTGAGGATGCAGACTGTGTTTTTCGTACCATGCCTTGTGTGGATTCAGTGTCTTGGAATGCTATGATTGCAGCTTTAGGACAGCATGGGAAGGGGGCTCAAGCACTGGAGCTTTTTAGCCAGATGTTGAAGGAAGAGATATTACCTGATCGTATAACCTTCCTTACAATTCTTTCAGCTTGCAGCCATGCAGGGCTTGTTAGAGAAGGAAGACACTATTTTGATTCCATGTACAACTTATATGGTATAACGCCCGGTGAAGATCACTATGCCCGTCTAATTGATTTATTGTGCCGGGCTGCAATGTTTTCTGAAGCAAAAGATGTGATTGCTAAGATGCCTTTTGAGCCAGGTGCTCCGATTTTGGAGGCTCTTCTTTCTGGTTGCCGGCTTCATGGAAACATTGATCTAGGGGTTGAAGCAGCAGAACGATTGTTCGAGCTGGTTCCTCAACATGATGGAACTTATGTGCTTTTGGCAAACATGTATGCCACTGCGGGGAGGTGGGATGAGATGGCCAAGGTGCGAAAGTTGATGAGAGACAAAGGGGTGAAGAAGGAGCCTGGTTGCAGCTGGATTGAGGTGGAAAACAGTGTTCACGTGTTCTTGGTTAATGAAATTGATCACCCTGAGGTCCAAGGAGTATATGAGTATTTGAAGGAACTGGTACCAAAAATGAAGAAATTAGGATATGTTCCGGACACTAAGTTTGCGTTGCATGATATAGAATCTGAACAGCAGGGGAATAATCTATCGACACACAGTGAGAAGCTCGCAGTTGTGTTTGGGCTTCTAAAACTCCCCGCTGGAGCTACAGTTAGAGTCTTCAAGAACTTGAGAATCTGTGGGGACTGTCACAATGCATTCAAGTTCATGTCCATGGTAGTTGGAAGAGAGATTGTTGTGAGAGATGGTAAGAGGTTTCACCATTTCAAAGAGGGCGAGTGTTCTTGTGGCAATTACTGGTGA
- the LOC141713428 gene encoding protein ACCUMULATION AND REPLICATION OF CHLOROPLASTS 6, chloroplastic, translated as MEALSRLSISICSPSLFSPLLNPKKPTKLSAINGGHNPNTTSFSASKWADRLISDFQFFPSNSDLLEPSTPSLSYPPAPTSPERNVSMPIDFYRVLGVETHFLGDGIKRAYEERVNQQPQFGFSDDALISRRQILDAACQTLVNPRSKREYNQSLANDEYDTIVTQVPFHNVPGALCLLQESGETEVVLQVGESLLRERLPKSFKQDVVLAMALAYVDFSRTAMALSPPDFVRGCECLERALKLLQEEGASSLAPDLQAQIDETLEEIKPRYVLELLALPLGDEYLSKRAEGLQGVRNILWAVGGGGATAVSGGFTREDFMNEAFLYMTAAEQVDLFVATPSNIPAQSFEVYGVALALVAQAFLGKKPHLIRDADNLFQQLQQTKVTALGNSISFYTDKQNCEIDFALERGLCSLLVGEVDECCSWLGLDSENSPYRDPSIVTFVTENSIVDSEIDLLPGLCKLLETWLMEVVFPRFRETDNIVFKLRDYYDEPTVLRYLERLERVGGSPLAAAAAIARIGAEATAVLDSVKVSVIQALQKVFPLGPGEATVRRQGNGAVSSSEYTLESEEYGGQRDPDNSAYIISNLEEDRPDDLLEQEMMTYRIKDASVKIMVAGVVVGILTLAGLKFLPSRNKSIVSHIDKGSAMASDVNNVGSSIGENLEVMPRMDVRLAEGLVRKWQNIKSQALGCNHCFGSLSEVLDGQMLKIWEDRAMEIAHHGWSWDYSLSNLNIDSVTISLDGRRAIVEATLEESAQLTDAGHPENNDSYNTTYTTRYEMAYSASGWKITEGAVLKS; from the exons ATGGAAGCTCTAAGCCGCTTAAGCATATCAATATGctctccatctctcttctctccTCTCCTAAACCCCAAAAAACCCACCAAACTCTCCGCCATTAACGGCGGCCACAACCCCAACACCACCAGCTTCTCCGCCAGCAAATGGGCCGACCGTCTCATCTCCGATTTCCAGTTCTTCCCTTCTAATTCAGACCTTCTAGAACCTTCTACACCTTCTCTTTCTTACCCACCTGCTCCCACTTCTCCTGAACGCAATGTGTCTATGCCCATTGATTTTTATAGAGTTTTGGGTGTGGAAACACACTTTTTAGGTGATGGGATTAAAAGGGCTTATGAAGAAAGAGTTAATCAACAACCCCAGTTTGGGTTTAGTGATGATGCTTTGATTAGTAGAAGACAGATTCTTGATGCTGCTTGTCAGACTCTTGTTAATCCTCGGTCTAAAAGAGAGTATAATCAGAGTCTTGCTAATGATGAGTATGATACTATTGTTACTCAAGTCCCTTTTCATAAT GTTCCTGGAGCATTATGCTTGTTGCAAGAATCAGGAGAGACTGAAGTTGTTTTACAAGTGGGGGAGAGTTTGTTAAGGGAGAGGCTGCCCAAATCTTTTAAGCAAGATGTTGTCTTGGCTATGGCACTTGCTTATGTTGACTTTTCAAGGACTGCTATGGCCTTATCTCCCCCGGATTTTGTTAGGGGCTGTGAATGTCTTGAGAGGGCATTAAAGTTGTTGCAG GAAGAAGGTGCAAGTAGTCTTGCACCGGATTTACAAGCACAAATTGATGAGACACTGGAGGAGATCAAACCACGTTATGTTTTGGAACTTTTAGCTTTGCCACTTGGTGATGAGTATTTGTCAAAGAGGGCAGAGGGTCTTCAAGGTGTGCGCAATATTTTGTGGGCTGTCGGAGGTGGTGGTGCAACTGCTGTTTCTGGAGGATTTACCCGTGAAGATTTTATGAATGAAGCCTTTTTATATATGACTGCAGCTGAGCAG GTTGATCTCTTTGTTGCTACACCAAGCAACATACCAGCACAGAGCTTTGAAGTTTATGGAGTTGCACTTGCACTTGTTGCTCAAGCCTTTTTAGGTAAAAAACCTCACCTCATACGAGATGCTGATAACCTGTTTCAACAACTCCAGCAAACCAAGGTAACAGCTTTAGGGAACTCTATATCTTTCTATACCGATAAACAAAATTGCGAGATTGATTTTGCACTGGAGAGAGGTCTCTGCTCACTTCTTGTGGGAGAAGTTGACGAGTGTTGCTCGTGGTTGGGATTAGACAGTGAGAACTCACCTTATAGAGATCCGTCAATAGTTACCTTTGTGACTGAAAATTCTATTGTGGACAGTGAAATTGATCTCCTTCCTGGACTTTGTAAGCTATTGGAAACGTGGTTGATGGAAGTGGTCTTTCCTAGATTTAGAGAAACCGATAATATTGTGTTCAAACTGCGGGATTATTACGATGAACCCACCGTCCTTAGATATTTAGAAAGGCTAGAAAGAGTGGGTGGTTCACCGTTAGCTGCTGCGGCAGCCATAGCAAGAATTGGAGCCGAAGCTACTGCAGTGCTTGACAGTGTAAAGGTTAGTGTTATCCAAGCATTGCAGAAGGTTTTTCCTCTTGGTCCTGGGGAAGCAACTGTGAGACGTCAAGGTAATGGGGCGGTAAGCAGTTCTGAGTATACACTTGAGTCGGAAGAGTATGGAGGTCAGCGTGATCCAGATAATTCTGCCTATATAATCAGCAATTTAGAGGAAGATAGGCCTGATGATTTACTCGAACAGGAAATGATGACTTACAGAATAAAAGATGCAAGTGTGAAGATCATGGTTGCTGGCGTAGTAGTTGGAATTTTGACTTTAGCTGGCTTGAAGTTTTTACCATCGAGGAACAAATCTATTGTTTCACATATAGATAAAGGTTCAGCAATGGCTTCTGATGTCAACAATGTTG GTTCTTCCATAGGCGAAAATTTGGAAGTAATGCCTAGAATGGATGTAAGATTAGCAGAAGGTCTAGTCCGCAAGTGGCAGAATATCAAGTCTCAGGCCCTTGGATGTAACCATTGCTTTGGAAGTTTGTCTGAG GTGTTGGATGGCCAAATGCTAAAGATTTGGGAAGATCGTGCAATGGAGATTGCACATCATGGTTGGTCCTGGGACTACTCTCTATCAAACCTTAACATTGATAGTGTAACAATTTCATTGGATGGGCGACGTGCCATCGTAGAAGCGACTCTTGAAGAGTCTGCACAACTAACTGATGCAGGCCATCCAGAAAACAATGACTCTTACAATACAACTTACACGACGAGGTACGAGATGGCCTATTCTGCGTCAGGATGGAAAATAACTGAAGGAGCTGTCCTGAAATCATAA
- the LOC141713429 gene encoding 1-acylglycerol-3-phosphate O-acyltransferase-like yields MKLGPRLIRNNRTSSSYQFKSSSAAAAMAEEISSPSTVTTTTTKKSSKWPSLLRWIPTSTDHIIAAEKRLLSLIKTPYTQENVNIGSGPPGSKVRWFRSTSNESRFINTVTFDSKEDSPTLVMVHGYGASQGFFFRNFDFLAKHFKVIAIDQLGWGGSSRPDFTCKSTEETEAWFIDSLEEWRKSKNLSNFILLGHSFGGYVAAKYALKHPEHVKHLVLVGSAGFSQESEQSERLTRFRATWKGAIINHLWESNFTPQKIIRGLGPWGPDLVRKYTTARFGSYSTGDVLTEDESKLLTDYVYHTLAAKASGELCLKYIFSFGAFARSPLLQSASEWKVPTSFIYGFDDWMSYQGAQEARKNMNVPCDIIRVPQGGHFVFIDNPSGFHSAVLYACRRFISSDPDNYQFPEGLTSA; encoded by the exons ATGAAACTTGGGCCAAGGCTTATTAGGAATAATCGTACTAGTAGTAGTTATCAATTCAAATCATCATCGGCCGCGGCTGCTATGGCGGAAGAAATTAGCTCCCCCTCTACAGTAACAACCACGACGACCAAGAAATCGTCCAAGTGGCCTTCGCTTCTACGCTGGATCCCTACCTCCACCGATCACATCATCGCCGCTGAGAAACGCCTTCTTTCTCTTATTAA GACTCCATACACTCAGGAAAACGTTAATATAGGGTCTGGACCACCTGGATCTAAAGTCAGATGGTTTCGCTCCACAAGCAATGAATCTAGATTCATCAATACAGTCACTTTTGATAGCAAAGAGGATTCTCCCACACTTGTGATGGTACATGGATATGGTGCTTCTCAGGGTTTTTTCTTTAGAAACTTTGATTTTCTTGCCAAGCATTTCAAAGTTATCGCTATTGATCAGCTCGG TTGGGGCGGATCGAGCAGGCCTGACTTTACATGCAAAAGCACTGAAG AAACTGAGGCATGGTTCATTGATTCTCTTGAGGAATGGCGGAAGTCCAAGAATCTTAGCAACTTTATATTACTAGGACATTCGTTTGGAGGGTATGTTGCTGCGAAATATGCTCTCAAG CATCCTGAGCACGTAAAACATTTGGTTTTAGTGGGATCTGCGGGGTTTTCACAAGAGTCAGAACAGTCTGAGCGGCTTACCCGCTTCAGGGCAACGTGGAAAGGGGCCATTATAAATCATTTATGGGAGTCTAACTTTACTCCCCAGAAAATAATCAg AGGTTTAGGTCCCTGGGGTCCTGATTTGGTTCGCAAGTATACGACAGCTAGATTTGGTTCATATTCAACTGGAGATGTTTTGACTGAAGACGAGTCCAAATTGTTGACAG ATTACGTGTACCATACTCTTGCGGCCAAAGCTAGTGGAGAGCTAtgcttaaagtatatattctcCTTTGGAGCATTTGCCAGGAGTCCTCTCTTGCAGAG TGCCTCGGAATGGAAGGTGCCGACCAGCTTTAtatatggttttgatgattggaTGAGTTACCAAGGGGCACAAGAAGCTCGCAAGAATATGAATGTTCCATGCGATATTATTAGAGTCCCTCAG GGTGGCCATTTTGTATTCATAGACAATCCAAGTGGTTTCCATTCGGCTGTCTTATATGCTTGTCGCAGGTTCATCTCTTCTGATCCAGATAATTACCAATTCCCTGAAGGTTTGACATCAGCATGA